Genomic window (Muntiacus reevesi chromosome X, mMunRee1.1, whole genome shotgun sequence):
ttcGATTGAGTGGCATACCATCGGATTTTCTTTCTGAAGGCCCCTTGTAGAGGTCTTCTGACCCTCATGGTCATCTTTCGTGCCTGGAAGACAAGACAAGGGTATTGGTTTTGAGGAAAGGCCATAAAAACTGAGGTGGAAGGGAGATTTCATGAGAAAGGGATGTGGGCTAATGAGGGCTTTTGTGCCAGGCATGGGCAGTGTAGAGGTCTTAGGCAGCAAAGTCAGTGGAGAACATGGGAAGCTTAGTTGGAGTCATCTCACCTTCATACTGCCTCTGCACCTTCTTTGACAAAGGGTCTTCTTTGTTCCATTCTTCCTTGAAGCAAACCGCGTTGTAACTCTTCTTGACTGCCGTGACTTCCTGGTTGCCTTAGTCATGATGGTGCCAAGAAGTGGCCTAACCCAGACTCTCTGCCTCTGACCTCCCTATTTATACCCTTGGAGGACAATGAGGAGCCACACCCTTCAATCTGATTGGTCCGTTAGGCACTGCGCCAGCCAATAGTAGCTTGGGGGGCTTAGACATCACAATGCACCACTGTGCCCATCAACATGGGCTAGTGGATGCTGAGGGAGGCCGTGATATAACTTTCCCACTGCTgacatgtctgtgtgtctgattCAGGGGAGTTGTGATTCAGGAACATGGtgcttctcctcatgaccttcaAACTTCCTTTCCATTCCCTTTAAACTTCCCTTTGTACAGAAGTCAAACTTCCGTTCCGCTTGACTTATATGTGCCACTTCAACAATCCTGCCTCTTTCATCCCTCTATGAACATCTGCCGAACCCTTTCTGTCCCACTTCATCCCTTCAGAGTCCTCTAAGCACTTCATCTCTAGATCACCTTCTGCCTGTTGGGGGTTCCTGAGGGGCTTAAGGAACTTAAGAGCAAGCACTTAAAGTGGGCAAAGGTAATTAAGAACAGGTTGGATGTTTTATCTACTGTGATGAGCTTTAGCGAGCCCCAGACTTGGTGAATCCTGTCTGCTGCTCAAAGTTCAATACACAGTCTCCGTAAGATTACACatcagagaaaagacagttttaaaTGTCTCCTCCACTAAATTTTTTGGGGACACTTCAACTCTGATATTGAGTAGGGAAACTCAACTTGCCCCATCTAGCAGAAATcaattcctgatttttttttaaaggaagttgcTCAAAGTCAAGAGTCAGTTCACCAGTGCACCACTGACTCTTGACTGAATCACTTCCCCAGTCACCCCTCCTTGACCATTATCAGTAGGTAGGGCCCATTGCAGTGCTGACCAATAGCTGAGCAGGGCAAGTACCTGTAGGTAGCTCATTGGTAGTTGGTTGCTTGTGGGTGGGGCCAGTGAGGcactgaccaatggctgagcaagtCCTGTTGCCTAGTAACAGGAGGCGGAGTAATATGGCACAGTAATGGCTACCTGCAAAGGGCTCTGCCCATGTTGCTCTGTTACATAAGGACACTTTGCGTCCAGTGTGCTGGCATCTTTTTGACTGACTCCTTTCCAACCTcagatttttatttcacatacttatttaacttttgCCTATCATTCTTTTGGTTATATTCCCAGGCATTCCTATCACCAGCACTTATCTCTATGCCCCTCAAACTGCTGCCACTTGATCACATGTTCAGCATATAGTATAAATAGTTCAAAGCCAATAAGAATGTGCAGGCCAGCCCACGTTGAAGACTACTTTCACAAACCTTAAATTCACAgtgattctttttctatttacagTGCAACAGAGCAGGATGAGCACAGCCTTAACAGGTAGCCATTGATGTGCTCCATTTCAACCCACCCTGTTCCTAGGCAACAGGTGTTGCTCAACCATTGCTTGGTGCCTCAGAGGGCCCCATCCACAAGCAAACAGTTGTAAATGAG
Coding sequences:
- the LOC136153357 gene encoding spermatid nuclear transition protein 3-like encodes the protein MTKATRKSRQSRRVTTRFASRKNGTKKTLCQRRCRGSMKARKMTMRVRRPLQGAFRKKIRWYATQSKKMKKTRKANCFFSRCGRKKLNRSRKRYQKMRQSQGRRQNQRRK